The region GTCGAGGAGCAGGTCGGCGCGGTGGTCGTGGCCACCGGCTACCAGCTCTACTCGATCGGCAAGGATCAGGCCCGGCCGCAGCTCAAGGGGTACGGCGAGTACGGCTACGGCCAGATCCCCGACGTGATCGACGGGCTGCAGTTCGAGCGGCTCGCCTCCGCCTCCGGCCCGACGGGCGGCAAGATCCTCCGCCCCTCCGACGGCAAGGAGCCGAAGACGATCGCCTTCCTGCAGTGCGTCGGCTCGCGCGACCCGGCGAAGGGGATCGAGTACTGCTCCAAGATCTGCTGCATGTACGTGGCCAAGCACACGATGCTCTACCACCACAAGGTCCACGACGGCGAGGCCACGGTCTACTTCATGGACGTCCGCTCGGCCGGCAAGGGGTACGAGGAGTTCGTGCGCCGGGCGATCGAGGAGGACGGCGCGAAGTACGTGCGCGGCCGCGTCGCGAAGCTCGACCGGGCCGGCGACAAGGTCCGGCTCGAGGCGTTCGACACGCTCTCCGGCGAGCCGATCGTGCAGGACGTGGACATGGTCGTGCTGGCGACGGCGATCCAGCCGCAGCCGGGGATCGAGAAACTGGCGCAGACCCTCTCGGTCTCGTACGACAAGTACGGCTTCATCAACGAAGCCCACCCGAAGCTGCGCCCGGTCGAAACCTCGACCGCCGGCGTCTACGTCGCCGGGGCCTGCCAGGCGCCGCGCGACATTCCCGACGCCGTCGCCATGGCATCCGCCGCGGCGTCGAAGGTCGTCGGGCTCCTCTCCAACGCGGAGCTGGAGCGCGAGCCGACGGTCGCCTGCGTGGACGAGTCGCGCTGCAGCGGCTGCTTCCACTGCCTGCGCGTCTGCCCGTTCGGGGCCGTCGAGCGGAAGGAGATCCGCGACCGCAAGGGGAACCTGATCAAGGTCGTGGCCAGCGTGAACCGCGGCGTCTGCCAAGGCTGCGGAACCTGCGAGGCCACGTGTCCGTCGAAGAGCGTCGAGCTGCTCGGCTTCACCGACGAGCAGATCTACGCCGCGATCAACGCGCTCTGATACGGCGCGAGGAGAGCGGAATGAGCGCAACGCCACAGGCCGCCGAGCAGCCCCAGGCGGCGCCCGGCTGGGAGCCGAAGATCGCCGCCTTCGTCTGCACCTGGTGCACCTACACCGGCGCGGACCTGGCCGGAACGAGCCGGCTCCAGATGGCCCCCAACGTGCGGATCGTCCGCCTGCCCTGCACGGGGCGGATCGACCCGCTGTTCATCGTGAAGGCGTTCGACCGCGGCGCCGACGGCGTGATCGTCAGCGGCTGCCACCCGAACGACTGCCACTACAACGCCGGCAACTTCCACGCCCGGCGGCGCTTCGCGGTCTTCCTCGACCTGCTGAAGGTCCTCGGCGTGGACGAGCGGCGGCTCACCTTCTCGTGGGTCTCGGCGTCGGAAGGGGGCAAGTGGGCGGAGATCGTCAACGAGACCACCGAACGGGTGCGCGCCTTGGGGCCTTTCGCCGGCTGGCGGGGGCTCTCCCCGGACGCGAACGGAGGCGGCGATGCAGGAACTCCGTGACCTCGCGCGCCGGCTGCTGGAGGAGAAGGCGGTCGGCTGCGTGGTCGGCTACGAAGAGGGGCCGCGCGGCGTGCGCCCCGCCTTCGTCGTCGATCCGAACGACGTGGACCGGCTGGTCTTCGACCACCGCTCCGTGCAGAACCTCGCCGCCTACCTCAACCCGCGGCGCAACCACCTCAAGCCGCTGGGCAAGGTCGCGGTCGTCGTCAAGCCGTGCGACGCGGCGGCGGCGGCGGGCCTGATCCGCGAGAGCCAGCTCGCCCGCGAGGACGTCGTCGTGATCGGCGTCCGCTGCTCCGGCGTGGCGAAGAACGCCGACGACGCGACGCTCGACGGCGAGACGCTCGCCGACCGCTGCGTCGGCTGCGAACGGCGCGAGCCGCACCTCGCCGACCATCTCGTCGGCGAGGCGCACGAGCCGCCGCACGCCGAGCCGCGGCGCGAGAAGCGGATCGCCGAGCTCGACGCGATGACCCCCGACGAGCGCTGGGCGTTCTGGAGCGGCGAGCTGTCGCGCTGCATCCGCTGCCACGCCTGCCGCGAGGTCTGCCCGCTCTGCTTCTGCGAACGCTGCCTCGCCGACAAGACCCAGCCGCAGTGGATCGAGAGCAGCCCGCACCCGCGCGGCAACATGTCGTGGCACATCTCGCGCGCCCTGCACCTCGCCGGGCGCTGCGTCGGGTGCAACGAGTGCGAAAGGGCCTGCCCGGTCGGGATTCCGCTCGGACTCCTGACGAGCAAGATGGCCGCGATCGTGAAGGACCGCTTCGGCTACGTCTCCTCCGACGATCCTTCCGTCCCCGCGCCGATCGGGACGTTCAGCCGCGACGACGCGCAGGAGTTCATCCGGTGAGCACGCGACTGTTCCTCAGCGACGAGGGGTTCGACGCGTTGGCCGCGGCGCTCGCCGCCGGCGGCGCGCGCGTCGTCGTCCCCGCCCCGCGGCCGGACGGCTCGGTCGAGTACCGCGAGTTCGCTCCCGGCCCCGCCGACCGTCCCTTCCGCATCGAGATCGGCGCGCCGTCTCCGACCCGGTCGCTCAAGGAGTTCTTCCTGCCGCCGACCGAGCCGCTGCTCCGCTGGCGGCGCGGCCCCGACGGTCTGGAGCTCGTGGACGTCCCGCCGAAGGCCCCGCGCACGGTCGTCCTCGGCGCGCGTCCCTGCGACGCCGCGGCCCTGCCGATCGTGGACAAGGTCATGGACTGGGACTACCGCGACGAGAACTGGTTCGCGCGGCGCCGCGCGACGACGATCGTCTCCGTCGCCTGCGCCGGCCCGGTGGACCAGAGCTGCTTCTGCGCCGCCGTCGGGCTCGGCCCCGACGCCTCGCGCGGCAGCGACGTCCTCCTCGTTCCGGTTTCGGGCGGCTTCGTCGCCGAGGTCGCGAGCGAGGCCGGCCAGGCGCTCGTGGACGCCAACGCGGCGCTCTTCGGCGCCGCCGACGAGGCGAAGGCGGCCGACGCCGACGCGCGCCGGTCCGCGGCGCGGGAGAAGGTCGCGGCGAACCTGCCGATCGACCTCGAGCGGACGCGCGGCTGGCTCGAAGCGCACTTCGACGACCCGGCGTGGAGCGCGATCGCCCTGCGCTGCCACGGCTGCGGCGCCTGCGCCTCGGTCTGCCCGACCTGCCACTGCTTCGACATCGTGGACGAGGCGGAGGGGATCGACGGCGGGACGCGCCGCCGCAACTGGGACACCTGCCAGGCGGCGAAGTTCACGCTGCACGCCTCGGGGCACAACCCGCGCGCCGGGCAGAACGCCCGCTTCCGCCAGCGCGTGCTCCACAAGTTCTTCATCTACCCGGCCAAGTTCGGCGAGACGCTCTGCACCGGCTGCGGCCGCTGCGCCCGCGTCTGCCCGGGCGGCATGGACATCCTGGAAGCGCTGCGCGCCGCCGACGCGCGCGCCGCGGCGCCGGCGGGGGACGTGGCCCGATGAACATCTACAAGCCCTACCGCATGCGCATCGAGTCGATGGTCGACGAGACGATCGACACCCGCACGCTGCGCCTCGCCTTCGCCGACCCGGCGGAGGCGGAGGCGTTCGACTTCAAGGCCGGCCAGTTCGGCGAGTACTCGGCGTTCGGCGCGGGCGAGAGCACCTTCTGCATCGCCAGCGCCCCGACCCGCAAGGGCTACATCGAGTGCTCGTTCAAGAAGGTCGGCCTCGTCACCTCCGCGCTGCGCGAGCTCGGCGTCGGCGACGTCGTCGGCTTCCGCGGCCCGTACGGGAACCACTTCCCGCTGGAGAAGATGGAAGGGTCGAACATGCTCTTCGTCGCCGGCGGGATCGGGCTCGCCCCGGTCCGCGCGGTGATCTGGAACGTGCTCGACCTGAGGGACCGCTTCAAGGACGTGACGATCGTCTACGGCGCGCGCAGCGTCGGCGACCTCGTCTACAAGCGCGAGCTCGAGGAGTGGGGCGCGCGCGCCGACGTCAAGCTGGTCGCGGCGGTCGATCCGGGCGGCGAGACGCCGGACTGGAAGGGCAAGGTCGGCTTCGTGCCGACGGTCCTCGGCGAGGCCGCGCCGGCCGCGGAGAACGCCTACGCCGTCGTCTGCGGCCCGCCGATCATGATCAAGTTCACGCTGCCGGTTTTGGAGAAGCTCGGCTTCCCGCTCGACCGCGTCTACACGACGCTAGAGAACCGGATGAAGTGCGGCCTCGGGAAGTGCGGGCGCTGCAACATCGGCCCGGTCTACGTCTGCAAGGACGGGCCGGTCTTCACCGCCGCCGAGATCGCCAAGCTGCCGCAGGAGTTCTGAGCCGCGGCGGCGCGCCGCTTCGCGCGAGGGGCCGGCCGACGAGGCCGGCCCTTTTCGTTTTGCGCGCGGCGCGCCGGTCGGCCGCGCCGCACGCGCTCGGCGCCGCGGCGCTCCCCGCCCGGGCGCCGCGGCTGGCGCGGCTCTGATATCTGATATATTAGTTACGTCGTCCCCCATCCCCCGGAGGCGCGATGACCGCACCGGCTCCCCTCGTCGTCCGGCCCCTGCGCGAGCAGGTCTACGACCACCTGCGCCTGATGATGGACCGCGGCGAACTGCGTCCCGGCGGTTTCCTCGACCTCGACGCCCTCGCCCGCTCGCTCGGCGTCAGCCGCACGCCGCTGCGCGAGGCGCTGCTGCGTCTCGAGGCCGACGGCTTCGTGGCGATCCTCCCGCGCCGCGGCATCGAGGTGAAGGCGCTGACCCTCGACGAGATCCGGCAGCTCTACGAGATCGTCGGGGCCCTCGAGAGCGCGGCCCTG is a window of bacterium DNA encoding:
- a CDS encoding hydrogenase iron-sulfur subunit translates to MSATPQAAEQPQAAPGWEPKIAAFVCTWCTYTGADLAGTSRLQMAPNVRIVRLPCTGRIDPLFIVKAFDRGADGVIVSGCHPNDCHYNAGNFHARRRFAVFLDLLKVLGVDERRLTFSWVSASEGGKWAEIVNETTERVRALGPFAGWRGLSPDANGGGDAGTP
- a CDS encoding CoB--CoM heterodisulfide reductase iron-sulfur subunit A family protein — protein: MARLGVFICHCGENIGRTVDCAAVAEAAGKLPGVAHAEDFKYMCSDPGQQRIKKAIEDLGLDGVVVAACSPRMHEKTFRRAAASMGVNPYRVEMANIREQCSWIHEDREKATAKAIDLMRLIVEKVKRDQPLDPIRIPVTHRALVIGGGIAGIQAALDIADAGHEVVLVEKEPSIGGHMSQLSETFPTLDCSQCILTPRMVEVYQHPRIKLLTYSEVEKLEGYIGNFKVTVRRKARSVHEDKCNGCGACREKCPTKKIPSEFEQGLGLRTAVYVPFPQAVPNVPVIDRENCLLFKSRARGAKKDACGLCAKACGREAIDYDQQDELVEEQVGAVVVATGYQLYSIGKDQARPQLKGYGEYGYGQIPDVIDGLQFERLASASGPTGGKILRPSDGKEPKTIAFLQCVGSRDPAKGIEYCSKICCMYVAKHTMLYHHKVHDGEATVYFMDVRSAGKGYEEFVRRAIEEDGAKYVRGRVAKLDRAGDKVRLEAFDTLSGEPIVQDVDMVVLATAIQPQPGIEKLAQTLSVSYDKYGFINEAHPKLRPVETSTAGVYVAGACQAPRDIPDAVAMASAAASKVVGLLSNAELEREPTVACVDESRCSGCFHCLRVCPFGAVERKEIRDRKGNLIKVVASVNRGVCQGCGTCEATCPSKSVELLGFTDEQIYAAINAL
- a CDS encoding 4Fe-4S dicluster domain-containing protein; translation: MQELRDLARRLLEEKAVGCVVGYEEGPRGVRPAFVVDPNDVDRLVFDHRSVQNLAAYLNPRRNHLKPLGKVAVVVKPCDAAAAAGLIRESQLAREDVVVIGVRCSGVAKNADDATLDGETLADRCVGCERREPHLADHLVGEAHEPPHAEPRREKRIAELDAMTPDERWAFWSGELSRCIRCHACREVCPLCFCERCLADKTQPQWIESSPHPRGNMSWHISRALHLAGRCVGCNECERACPVGIPLGLLTSKMAAIVKDRFGYVSSDDPSVPAPIGTFSRDDAQEFIR
- a CDS encoding FAD/NAD(P)-binding protein; amino-acid sequence: MNIYKPYRMRIESMVDETIDTRTLRLAFADPAEAEAFDFKAGQFGEYSAFGAGESTFCIASAPTRKGYIECSFKKVGLVTSALRELGVGDVVGFRGPYGNHFPLEKMEGSNMLFVAGGIGLAPVRAVIWNVLDLRDRFKDVTIVYGARSVGDLVYKRELEEWGARADVKLVAAVDPGGETPDWKGKVGFVPTVLGEAAPAAENAYAVVCGPPIMIKFTLPVLEKLGFPLDRVYTTLENRMKCGLGKCGRCNIGPVYVCKDGPVFTAAEIAKLPQEF
- a CDS encoding 4Fe-4S dicluster domain-containing protein, yielding MSTRLFLSDEGFDALAAALAAGGARVVVPAPRPDGSVEYREFAPGPADRPFRIEIGAPSPTRSLKEFFLPPTEPLLRWRRGPDGLELVDVPPKAPRTVVLGARPCDAAALPIVDKVMDWDYRDENWFARRRATTIVSVACAGPVDQSCFCAAVGLGPDASRGSDVLLVPVSGGFVAEVASEAGQALVDANAALFGAADEAKAADADARRSAAREKVAANLPIDLERTRGWLEAHFDDPAWSAIALRCHGCGACASVCPTCHCFDIVDEAEGIDGGTRRRNWDTCQAAKFTLHASGHNPRAGQNARFRQRVLHKFFIYPAKFGETLCTGCGRCARVCPGGMDILEALRAADARAAAPAGDVAR